A stretch of the Mycobacterium sp. ITM-2016-00317 genome encodes the following:
- a CDS encoding dTDP-4-dehydrorhamnose 3,5-epimerase family protein, with amino-acid sequence MNARELTVPGAWEITPVVHTDERGAFFEWFTDPGFTAITGHRLDLRQANCSVSRAGVLRGVHFAQLPPSQAKYVTCMRGAVVDVVVDIRVGSPTFGRWDAVVLDDRAHRSVYLSEGLGHAFLALQDDSAVTYLCSAGYAPIREHTVDPLDPALGIDWRSWLSESPADELILSDRDRAAPTLEQARAAGLLPTWEQAQTFVEELRSD; translated from the coding sequence GTGAACGCACGCGAGCTGACGGTCCCCGGGGCGTGGGAGATCACGCCGGTGGTGCACACCGACGAGCGCGGCGCGTTCTTCGAGTGGTTCACCGATCCCGGCTTCACCGCGATCACCGGCCACCGGCTCGACCTGCGGCAGGCCAACTGCTCGGTGTCGCGGGCCGGGGTGCTGCGCGGCGTGCACTTCGCCCAACTGCCGCCGAGCCAGGCCAAATACGTGACATGCATGCGCGGCGCCGTCGTCGACGTCGTGGTGGACATCCGCGTCGGCTCGCCGACGTTCGGGCGCTGGGACGCGGTCGTCCTCGACGACCGGGCGCACCGGTCGGTGTATCTGTCCGAGGGTCTCGGGCACGCGTTCCTGGCCCTGCAGGACGACTCCGCGGTGACGTATCTGTGCTCGGCGGGCTACGCCCCCATCCGCGAACACACCGTCGACCCGCTCGACCCGGCCCTCGGAATCGATTGGCGCTCCTGGCTTTCGGAGTCGCCCGCCGACGAGTTGATCCTGTCGGACCGCGACCGCGCCGCCCCGACGCTGGAGCAGGCCCGCGCCGCCGGCCTGCTACCGACGTGGGAGCAGGCGCAGACGTTCGTCGAGGAACTCCGCAGCGACTGA
- the rfbB gene encoding dTDP-glucose 4,6-dehydratase yields MRLLVTGGAGFIGANFVRNAVRERPEVRVTVLDSLTYAGSRESLRDVDSEIRLVEGDITDAGLVGTLIGESDAVVHFAAETHVDNALADPEPFVHTNVVGTFTILEAVRHAGIRLHHVSTDEVYGDLELDDPARFTESTPYNPSSPYSSTKAAADMLVRAWVRSYKLAATLSNCSNNYGPYQHVEKFIPRQITNVLTGRRPKLYGTGANVRDWIHVDDHNRAVWRILTDGAVGRTYLIGADGERDNLSVMRTILRLMGRSPDDFDHVTDRAGHDLRYAIDPTPLRTELGWVPEHTDFESGLRDTIAWYRDNESWWRPLKDAVESAYEGRRQ; encoded by the coding sequence ATGCGGTTGCTGGTGACCGGCGGCGCGGGGTTCATCGGTGCCAACTTCGTGCGCAACGCCGTGCGTGAACGCCCCGAGGTGCGCGTGACGGTGCTGGATTCGCTGACCTATGCCGGCAGTAGGGAGTCGTTGCGCGACGTCGACTCCGAGATCCGGCTGGTCGAGGGCGACATCACCGACGCCGGCCTCGTCGGCACGTTGATCGGCGAATCCGATGCCGTCGTGCACTTCGCCGCCGAGACGCACGTCGACAACGCGCTGGCCGACCCCGAGCCCTTCGTCCACACCAACGTGGTCGGCACGTTCACGATCCTGGAGGCAGTCCGGCACGCCGGGATCCGGTTGCACCACGTGTCGACCGACGAGGTGTACGGCGACCTGGAACTCGACGACCCGGCCCGGTTCACCGAGTCGACGCCGTACAACCCGTCGAGCCCGTACTCGTCGACCAAGGCCGCGGCCGACATGCTGGTGCGCGCGTGGGTCCGTTCCTACAAGCTGGCCGCGACGCTGTCCAACTGCTCCAACAACTACGGGCCCTACCAGCACGTCGAGAAGTTCATCCCGCGCCAGATCACCAACGTGCTCACCGGCCGGCGGCCCAAGCTCTACGGCACCGGGGCCAACGTGCGCGACTGGATCCACGTCGACGACCACAACCGCGCGGTGTGGCGGATCCTCACCGACGGAGCGGTCGGGCGCACCTATCTGATCGGCGCCGACGGCGAACGCGACAACCTGTCGGTGATGCGCACGATCCTGCGCCTGATGGGCCGCTCCCCCGACGACTTCGACCACGTGACCGACCGGGCCGGACACGACCTGCGGTACGCGATCGATCCCACCCCGTTGCGCACCGAGCTGGGTTGGGTGCCCGAGCACACGGACTTCGAGAGCGGGCTGCGTGACACCATCGCGTGGTACCGCGACAACGAATCATGGTGGCGGCCCTTGAAAGACGCGGTGGAATCGGCGTACGAAGGACGACGGCAGTGA
- a CDS encoding LpqN/LpqT family lipoprotein — MRSTTTISVLAAVAVVLGTTVSGCASGRDDSAETGSGAATSETSAAPATDDRDVDDYLLANGVTQTVVKAGEPGVPNVELPMPDGWEPVTDAAAVPPDAYGAIFLSAGEGTPNPPAILVRMVRLDGGTFDAAKILELSPNAVRALPAWTGPEIGTPGEVGGFRSSEIAGRADIDGVPNFVSRETIVIPGPEHTYLLLLDAQGPLDQQQAIIAATKIIDERTIITP, encoded by the coding sequence ATGCGGTCCACGACGACCATCAGCGTGCTGGCGGCAGTGGCCGTGGTGCTCGGCACGACCGTGTCCGGCTGCGCTTCCGGACGTGACGACAGCGCCGAGACCGGCAGCGGAGCCGCCACCAGCGAGACCAGCGCCGCGCCGGCGACCGACGACCGGGACGTCGACGACTATCTGTTGGCCAACGGCGTCACCCAGACCGTCGTCAAGGCCGGCGAGCCGGGGGTGCCGAACGTCGAGTTGCCGATGCCCGACGGCTGGGAACCCGTCACCGACGCCGCCGCAGTGCCCCCGGACGCCTACGGCGCCATCTTCCTGTCCGCGGGCGAGGGCACCCCGAACCCGCCGGCGATCCTGGTCCGGATGGTGCGGCTGGACGGCGGCACCTTCGACGCCGCGAAGATCCTGGAACTGTCCCCGAACGCGGTGAGGGCGCTACCGGCGTGGACCGGCCCGGAAATCGGCACGCCCGGTGAGGTCGGCGGCTTCCGGTCGAGCGAGATTGCCGGCCGGGCCGACATCGACGGCGTACCGAACTTCGTGTCCCGCGAGACCATCGTGATCCCGGGCCCGGAGCACACCTACCTGCTCTTGCTGGACGCGCAGGGCCCGCTGGACCAGCAGCAGGCGATCATCGCCGCGACGAAAATCATCGACGAGCGCACCATCATCACGCCCTGA